The following coding sequences are from one Ornithodoros turicata isolate Travis chromosome 1, ASM3712646v1, whole genome shotgun sequence window:
- the LOC135394661 gene encoding uncharacterized protein LOC135394661, protein MNQYDQVIRQYFDNNHAVRVNPEKAVKGPVYYLLHHAMIRPEREITKVRIVFDASSSSPGFLSLNDLLHSGPNLNSDILSLLLRFRIRRAALVAVIEKAFLQIYLHGPDTDALHFLWYSSTPLVGKPLAPVETWRMTRVPSGTRSSPFLLPATFHHHLQKSEEDHPQTAALLLRSFYVDDLVISVDTTADIEMLYEETCQIFSNAGMKV, encoded by the coding sequence ATGAACCAGTATGACCAGGTCATCCGTCAGTATTTTGACAACAATCATGCAGTACGTGTCAACCCGGAGAAAGCTGTGAAGGGACCAGTTTACTATTTGCTGCATCACGCCATGATAAGGCCTGAGAGAGAGATCACAAAGGTCCGTATTGTGTTCGATGCCTCCTCAAGTTCGCCAGGATTTCTGTCCTTGAATGATCTGCTCCACTCCGGACCCAATCTGAACTCAGACATTCTGTCGTTGTTGCTGAGGTTCCGCATACGGCGCGCTGCTTTGGTTGCGGTCATCGAGAAGGCCTTTCTCCAAATATATCTTCACGGCCCCGACACAGATGCATTACATTTTCTGTGGTACAGCTCAACACCTCTGGTAGGAAAACCCTTGGCCCCGGTTGAGACCTGGCGGATGACCAGGGTGCCTTCCGGAACGAGATCAAGTCCCTTTCTTCTCCCGGCGACTTTTCATCATCATTTACAGAAGTCTGAGGAAGATCACCCGCAAACAGCCGCTCTCCTCTTGCGTAGTTTCTACGTGGACGACCTAGTTATCAGCGTGGACACAACGGCAGATATAGAAATGCTATACGAGGAGACTTGCCAGATTTTCTCTAACGCCGGCATGAAGGTATAG